Genomic segment of Chloroflexota bacterium:
TGGTGATCCTGGCTCTGCCGATGACGGCGATCCGCGATACGCTGGAGGCGATCGCGGATACGTTGAAGCCCGGCTGCGTGGTCACGGATACGGCCAGCATCAAGGTTCCCGTGCTTCAATGGGCCGAGGAGCTCCTTCCCCAAAATGTGCATTTCATCGGCGGAGATCCGATCGTGGGGGCTCCGGAGGAGGCCACGGGCGTTGAGGCCGCCTCGGCGGAGCTGTTGCATGAGGCGATCTATTGTCTGTGCCCCACATCTACGGCGGCTCCCGAGGCCGTGCAAGTCGCCGCCGACCTGGTCAGCCGGGTGGGTGCGCAGCCGCTGTTCCTGGACGCCGTCGAACATGACGGCCTCACCGCCGGTGTAGACCATCTGCCGTCCATCGTGGCGGCCGCGTTGTTGGAGATCACGGCATTGACCTCCCCATGGCGGGAGATGCGCAAGCTGGCGGGGGGGCAGTATCGGTCCGTGACGCATCTGACCTCCGACGATCCATCCGCCTACCGGGCGATGATGCTGGCCAATCGGGAGAACATCATCCATTGGATCGATGCGTTGATCGACAACCTGCAACAGTGGCGTCAGCGGATGGCGGATGATGAGGGGGAGACGTTGGAGGCGACGTTCCAGCAGGTGCTGGAGGCGCGCGATAAGTGGCTGCGGCAGAAGGCATCCGGTCGGTGGGAGGACCGGGAACCTGTGGATGTCGGCGGTATGGGGAGCTATTGGCGTGGCCTGTTCGGCTTCGGTGGACGCTCCCGTAAGCAAGAGGGATAGGCTTTCAAGCCCCCTCGTGATGGAGGGGTCGGATCGTGCAGAGCACGACGTCAACGACGCGATCGGATGAGGGCGCTCAGCGGCAGACGGTGCGGAGCCTGTCTGTGTGCATGCCCGCTTATAACGAGGAGGCGAATCTCCCCGGCATGATCGCGGATGTGGTGAGGATCATGCGGGAGCGCTGCGATGATCTGGAGGTCGTCGTCACCAACGATGGCAGCACGGATCGGACCGGCGAGGTGTTGGAGGAACTCGCTCGCCAGTATCCGGAGTTGAAGCCGGTCCATCACGAGGTGAACCAGGGATACGGGGCGGCTGCCTATACGGCCATCAGTCACGCCACCAAGGAGATCATCCTTTTCACCGATTCCGATCGCCAGTTCGTGTTGGAAGAGATCGATCGCTTGTTGCCCCATTTGAACGAGGCGGACATGGTTGTGGGCTATCGTGCCCCCCGACGCGATCCGTTCCTGCGTGTGTTGTTTGGCCACGGGTGGAGCGCCCTAGTCACGCTGTTGTTCGGCTATACGGCGCGCGACATCGACTGCGCCTTCAAGCTGTTCCGGCGTGACGTGTTCGCGGCGGTCGGGCCGAGCATCCGATCTCGTGGGGCGACTTTCAGCGCGGAGTGGCTGGTGCGCACGAAGCGGGCGGGGTATCGCATCGTCGAGGTGCCCGTCAGCCATCTCCCCAGGCAAGCCGGGTCGCCAACCGGCGCGCGGTGGGATGTCATCTCCCGGGCATTTCGTGAACTCTGGCAATTCCGAATGCAACTCTGGCGGGAAGGTTAAATCCCTGCGCATCCTGTTCATCGCACCTACTGGCTTCTTCGCGGACTACGGGTGCCACGTGCGTATTCGCGGCCATGCGGAGGCCCTCCAGCGGCGTGGCCACCGGGTCCGAATCGTCACATATCCGGCGGGGCGAGATGTGCCTGACCTGCGGATCACACGCCCGCCTATCCTCAGTCGTCATCGGCAGATGCCGGTGGGCTCCTCCTGGCGCAAGATCCTCCTGGATGCCATCCTGTTCCCGGTCGTCTTGAGCGCGGCCTGGCGGTTTCGCCCCCACGTGGTCCATGCTTTTCTGCACGAAGGGGCGCTTCTGGGGCTGTTCCCCGCCCGCCTGGCTCGGGTCCCCCTGGTCTTCGACTTTCAGGGCAGCCTCACCAGCGAGATGCTCGATCACGGCTTTCTCTCCAGGCGCTCGCTCCTGGTCGGCGCATGGCGCCGCCTGGAGCGCTGGATCGATCATCGGCCCGACCTGATCCTGGCCAGCTCCCGACATGCGGTGGATCTCCTGTCCGCCCAGTTCGGGGTGGCGCGCCGCCGCGTGCGCGCCGTGCCGGACAGCGTGGACCCCCGCCAG
This window contains:
- a CDS encoding glycosyltransferase family 2 protein — its product is MRSLSVCMPAYNEEANLPGMIADVVRIMRERCDDLEVVVTNDGSTDRTGEVLEELARQYPELKPVHHEVNQGYGAAAYTAISHATKEIILFTDSDRQFVLEEIDRLLPHLNEADMVVGYRAPRRDPFLRVLFGHGWSALVTLLFGYTARDIDCAFKLFRRDVFAAVGPSIRSRGATFSAEWLVRTKRAGYRIVEVPVSHLPRQAGSPTGARWDVISRAFRELWQFRMQLWREG
- a CDS encoding prephenate dehydrogenase/arogenate dehydrogenase family protein, whose translation is MAKAKITIVGLGLVGSSLGMALCSGNREFEVVGHDREPKVAAAAKKAGAVDRTDWNLLRACEEADLVILALPMTAIRDTLEAIADTLKPGCVVTDTASIKVPVLQWAEELLPQNVHFIGGDPIVGAPEEATGVEAASAELLHEAIYCLCPTSTAAPEAVQVAADLVSRVGAQPLFLDAVEHDGLTAGVDHLPSIVAAALLEITALTSPWREMRKLAGGQYRSVTHLTSDDPSAYRAMMLANRENIIHWIDALIDNLQQWRQRMADDEGETLEATFQQVLEARDKWLRQKASGRWEDREPVDVGGMGSYWRGLFGFGGRSRKQEG